One Nocardioides oleivorans DNA segment encodes these proteins:
- the truA gene encoding tRNA pseudouridine(38-40) synthase TruA: protein MRLRIDCAYDGTDFSGWAAQPGLRTAQGTLEAALATALRVPQVRVTVAGRTDAGVHARGQVAHLDVEPEVVEASAGRSTEAPPAALARRVDGILPPDLRVLRIREAPEGFDARFSAIWRRYAYRIADAQELADPLVRGHVLAWGRRLDVDAMNQASGPLVGLQDFAAFCKQREGATTVRTLLDLDWRRDDAGLVVGSVRADAFCHNMVRALVGSLIAVGEGRQPASWPAEVMAGRRRDQGVRVVHAHGLTLEEVGYPDDDELAAQATRARAKREAIDA, encoded by the coding sequence GTGCGGCTGCGGATCGACTGTGCCTATGACGGCACCGACTTCTCGGGGTGGGCCGCCCAGCCTGGCCTGCGGACCGCGCAGGGGACGCTCGAGGCGGCGCTCGCGACCGCGCTGCGGGTCCCGCAGGTGCGCGTCACCGTCGCCGGACGCACCGATGCGGGCGTGCACGCCCGCGGACAGGTCGCCCACCTCGACGTCGAGCCCGAGGTCGTCGAGGCCTCCGCGGGTCGCTCGACCGAGGCGCCCCCGGCCGCCCTCGCCCGCCGGGTCGACGGGATCCTGCCGCCGGACCTGCGGGTACTACGGATCCGGGAGGCGCCCGAGGGCTTCGACGCCCGCTTCTCCGCGATCTGGCGCCGCTACGCCTATCGGATCGCCGATGCCCAGGAGCTCGCCGACCCGCTGGTGCGCGGGCACGTGCTGGCGTGGGGACGCCGGCTGGACGTCGACGCGATGAACCAGGCGTCCGGCCCGCTCGTCGGGCTGCAGGACTTCGCGGCCTTCTGCAAGCAGCGCGAGGGCGCGACCACCGTGCGCACCCTGCTCGACCTCGACTGGCGCCGCGACGACGCCGGGCTGGTGGTCGGCTCGGTGCGCGCCGACGCCTTCTGCCACAACATGGTGCGCGCTCTCGTCGGCAGCCTCATCGCGGTGGGGGAGGGCCGGCAGCCGGCCTCGTGGCCGGCCGAGGTGATGGCCGGACGACGCCGCGACCAGGGCGTGCGCGTCGTGCACGCCCACGGCCTCACGCTCGAGGAGGTCGGCTACCCCGACGACGACGAGCTGGCCGCGCAGGCCACCCGTGCCCGAGCCAAGCGAGAGGCCATCGATGCCTGA
- a CDS encoding ArsR/SmtB family transcription factor produces MTDQLSRVFAALADPTRRDMVARLTEADHTVGDLAEPYDVSLQAVSKHLKVLEDAGLVTRSRQAQRRPVHLEAEVFDLMTKWIERYRRQAEERFSRLDAVLARMQDEDNPTPNDTTQEGTAS; encoded by the coding sequence ATGACGGACCAGCTGTCCCGCGTCTTCGCTGCGCTCGCCGACCCGACCCGTCGCGACATGGTGGCCCGCCTCACCGAGGCCGACCACACCGTGGGCGACCTCGCCGAGCCGTACGACGTGAGCCTCCAGGCCGTCTCCAAGCACCTCAAGGTGCTCGAGGACGCCGGCCTGGTGACCCGGAGCAGGCAGGCCCAGCGCCGCCCGGTGCACCTGGAAGCCGAGGTGTTCGACCTGATGACGAAGTGGATCGAGCGCTACCGCCGACAGGCCGAGGAGCGGTTCAGCCGCCTCGACGCCGTGCTCGCGCGGATGCAGGACGAGGACAACCCCACCCCCAACGACACCACCCAGGAAGGAACCGCATCATGA
- a CDS encoding SRPBCC domain-containing protein — MTTTQTPEKTTRYPEAAILPDEHVPAVHIWRDFEATPAQLMRAHTDADLFAQWIGPSSLTTRIEEWACRTNGAYRYVSTRGEEEYAFRGTFPFVGDDKIVQTFTWEGMPEAVALETLTFEDLGDGRTRLHAFSLCDSFEGRDQMLASGMETGVHEGYAKLDDMLAKGTF, encoded by the coding sequence ATGACCACCACGCAGACCCCCGAGAAGACGACCCGCTACCCGGAGGCGGCCATCCTCCCCGACGAGCACGTGCCGGCCGTTCACATCTGGCGCGACTTCGAGGCCACGCCCGCGCAGCTGATGCGGGCGCACACCGACGCCGACCTCTTCGCCCAGTGGATCGGGCCGAGCTCGCTCACCACCCGCATCGAGGAGTGGGCGTGCCGCACCAACGGCGCCTACCGCTACGTCTCCACCCGCGGGGAGGAGGAGTACGCCTTCCGCGGCACGTTCCCGTTCGTGGGCGACGACAAGATCGTGCAGACCTTCACGTGGGAGGGCATGCCGGAGGCGGTCGCGCTGGAGACGCTGACGTTCGAGGACCTCGGCGACGGTCGCACCCGCCTCCACGCGTTCTCCCTCTGCGACTCCTTCGAGGGCCGCGACCAGATGCTCGCCAGCGGCATGGAGACCGGCGTCCACGAGGGCTACGCCAAGCTCGACGACATGCTGGCGAAGGGCACCTTCTGA
- a CDS encoding maleylpyruvate isomerase family mycothiol-dependent enzyme, whose protein sequence is MSLPDAPAARHEVVAGEFSRLVGAATDWAAPAPVDGWTARDVVEHLVTWLPGFLASGGVELPAGPAAADDPVGAWHHHADGVQALLVDRGDDEFTHPFLGTMTLAQAVDRFYVSDVFMHSWDLAAATGQVARLDEEFATELLGGMTAMEDVLRSSGQYGPAFPVADDEPVVAQLMGFVGRDPAWEPAP, encoded by the coding sequence ATGTCACTCCCCGACGCCCCGGCCGCCCGCCACGAGGTGGTGGCCGGGGAGTTCTCCCGCCTTGTCGGGGCTGCCACCGACTGGGCCGCACCAGCACCCGTGGACGGCTGGACGGCGCGCGACGTGGTCGAGCACCTGGTCACCTGGCTGCCCGGCTTCCTGGCCTCCGGCGGTGTGGAGCTGCCCGCCGGACCGGCCGCGGCCGACGACCCGGTCGGCGCCTGGCACCACCACGCCGACGGCGTGCAGGCCCTGCTCGTCGACCGCGGCGACGACGAGTTCACGCACCCCTTCCTCGGCACCATGACGCTCGCGCAGGCCGTCGACCGCTTCTACGTCTCCGACGTCTTCATGCACTCGTGGGACCTCGCGGCGGCGACGGGCCAGGTCGCCCGCCTCGACGAGGAGTTCGCCACCGAGCTGCTCGGCGGGATGACTGCGATGGAGGACGTGCTCCGCAGCTCGGGCCAGTACGGTCCCGCGTTCCCCGTGGCCGACGACGAGCCCGTGGTCGCGCAGCTGATGGGCTTCGTGGGCCGCGACCCCGCCTGGGAGCCGGCACCCTGA
- a CDS encoding ketopantoate reductase family protein has protein sequence MRYVVIGAGAVGGVIGARLALAGVDVTLVARGPHLDAIRSRGLVVESAAGREVAEVVAVGSPAEVDWAQDHVVLLCVKGQQTVAALEDLVASAPPETPVVSVQNGVANERELLRRFERTYGITVMQPCAHLEPGVVVQQCHPIPGLLDIGRYPAGVDDVCTAVSQDLQRAGFESVPRPDIMAWKHRKLVLNLANAVQACFAPSPAADELQVRVRAEGEAVLAAAGIPVVTEEQDAVRRGDKLQGRQRPDAFGSTWQSLTRGTGDVETDLLNGEVVLLGRLHGVPVPANAALQRVSTAAARDGVPPRSLDASELLAAL, from the coding sequence ATGAGGTACGTCGTCATCGGGGCCGGCGCGGTCGGCGGAGTCATCGGCGCCCGGCTGGCCCTCGCGGGCGTGGACGTCACGCTCGTGGCCCGCGGCCCGCACCTCGACGCCATCCGCTCCCGCGGCCTGGTCGTCGAGTCCGCCGCCGGCCGCGAGGTGGCCGAGGTGGTCGCCGTCGGTTCCCCCGCCGAGGTCGACTGGGCGCAGGACCACGTCGTGCTCCTGTGCGTGAAGGGGCAGCAGACCGTCGCCGCGCTCGAGGACCTCGTCGCCAGCGCCCCGCCGGAGACCCCGGTGGTCTCGGTGCAGAACGGGGTCGCCAACGAGCGCGAGCTGCTCCGCCGCTTCGAGCGCACCTACGGCATCACGGTCATGCAGCCGTGTGCCCACCTCGAGCCCGGCGTCGTGGTCCAGCAGTGCCACCCGATCCCCGGGCTGCTCGACATCGGCCGCTACCCCGCCGGCGTGGACGACGTCTGCACGGCGGTGTCCCAGGACCTCCAGCGAGCGGGCTTCGAGTCCGTCCCGCGGCCCGACATCATGGCGTGGAAGCACCGCAAGCTCGTGCTCAACCTGGCCAACGCCGTGCAGGCCTGCTTCGCGCCCTCCCCCGCCGCCGACGAGCTCCAGGTCCGCGTCCGGGCCGAGGGAGAGGCCGTCCTCGCCGCCGCCGGGATCCCGGTCGTGACCGAGGAGCAGGACGCCGTACGACGAGGGGACAAGCTGCAGGGACGCCAGCGCCCCGACGCCTTCGGGTCGACCTGGCAGAGCCTGACCCGCGGCACCGGGGACGTCGAGACCGACCTCCTCAACGGCGAGGTCGTCCTCCTCGGCCGCCTCCACGGCGTACCCGTCCCGGCCAACGCCGCCCTCCAGCGCGTCTCGACCGCGGCTGCCCGCGACGGGGTGCCGCCCCGGTCCCTCGACGCCTCCGAGCTGCTCGCCGCGCTGTAA
- the rplQ gene encoding 50S ribosomal protein L17: MPKPKKGPRLGGSPAHQRLMLSNLATALFEHGRITTTETRARLLRPVAEKLITKAKRGDLHNRREVLKTIRDKSVVHTLFTEIAPTFSERPGGYTRITKIGPRKGDNAPMAVIELVTEAYSPKAPSTKKTEAAAAPAPAAESEVEETEATAAEEHEAAAAEHEAAAEEHEAAAEEHEAAAEEHEAAAEAAESDEAPEDESKA; the protein is encoded by the coding sequence ATGCCCAAGCCCAAGAAGGGTCCCCGCCTCGGCGGCAGCCCGGCCCACCAGCGCCTGATGCTCTCGAACCTGGCCACGGCCCTGTTCGAGCACGGCCGGATCACCACCACCGAGACGCGCGCGCGCCTGCTGCGCCCGGTCGCGGAGAAGCTGATCACCAAGGCCAAGCGGGGCGACCTGCACAACCGCCGCGAGGTCCTCAAGACCATCCGCGACAAGTCGGTCGTGCACACCCTGTTCACCGAGATCGCCCCGACCTTCTCCGAGCGCCCCGGTGGCTACACCCGCATCACGAAGATCGGCCCCCGCAAGGGCGACAACGCCCCCATGGCCGTCATCGAGCTGGTGACCGAGGCCTACAGCCCGAAGGCCCCCTCGACCAAGAAGACCGAGGCTGCCGCCGCTCCTGCGCCGGCTGCCGAGTCCGAGGTGGAGGAGACCGAGGCCACCGCGGCCGAGGAGCACGAGGCCGCCGCCGCCGAGCACGAGGCCGCTGCCGAGGAGCACGAGGCCGCCGCTGAGGAGCACGAGGCCGCTGCCGAGGAGCACGAGGCCGCCGCTGAGGCTGCCGAGTCGGACGAGGCCCCCGAGGACGAGTCCAAGGCCTGA
- a CDS encoding DNA-directed RNA polymerase subunit alpha produces MLIAQRPTLTEETVDEFRSRFVIEPLEPGFGYTLGNSLRRTLLSSIPGASVTSIKVDSVLHEFSTIEGVTEDMTEIILNLKGIVVSSEHDEPVVMYLRKSGAGDVTAADITPPAGVEVHNPELKIATLSDKGKLEMELVVERGRGYVSSVQNKGADNEIGRMPVDSIYSPVLKVTYKVEATRVEQRTDFDKLVIDVETKPSIRPRDAIASAGKTLVELFGLARELNVEAEGIDIGPSPVDEQLAADLALPVEDLQLTVRSYNCLKREGIHTVGELISRSEQDLLDIRNFGAKSIDEVKAKLVEMGLSLKDSAPGFDPHAALAAYGDDDDDAFIEDEQL; encoded by the coding sequence GTGCTCATCGCTCAGCGCCCCACCCTCACGGAAGAGACCGTCGACGAGTTCCGCTCGCGGTTCGTCATCGAGCCCCTGGAGCCGGGCTTCGGCTACACGCTCGGCAACTCGCTGCGCCGTACGCTCCTCAGCTCGATCCCGGGTGCGTCCGTCACCAGCATCAAGGTCGACTCCGTCCTCCACGAGTTCTCGACCATCGAGGGCGTCACCGAGGACATGACCGAGATCATCCTCAACCTCAAGGGCATCGTCGTCTCCTCCGAGCACGACGAGCCCGTGGTGATGTACCTCCGCAAGTCCGGTGCCGGTGACGTCACCGCCGCCGACATCACGCCGCCCGCCGGCGTCGAGGTGCACAACCCCGAGCTCAAGATCGCCACGCTGTCCGACAAGGGCAAGCTGGAGATGGAGCTCGTCGTCGAGCGTGGCCGCGGCTACGTCTCGTCGGTCCAGAACAAGGGTGCCGACAACGAGATCGGCCGCATGCCGGTCGACTCGATCTACAGCCCCGTGCTGAAGGTGACCTACAAGGTCGAGGCCACCCGTGTCGAGCAGCGCACCGACTTCGACAAGCTCGTCATCGACGTCGAGACCAAGCCGTCGATCCGTCCCCGTGACGCGATCGCCTCGGCCGGCAAGACGCTCGTCGAGCTCTTCGGCCTGGCCCGTGAGCTCAACGTCGAGGCCGAGGGCATCGACATCGGCCCGTCGCCCGTCGACGAGCAGCTCGCCGCCGACCTCGCCCTCCCGGTCGAGGACCTGCAGCTGACGGTCCGCTCCTACAACTGCCTCAAGCGCGAGGGCATCCACACCGTGGGTGAGCTCATCTCCCGCTCGGAGCAGGACCTGCTCGACATCCGCAACTTCGGCGCCAAGTCCATCGACGAGGTGAAGGCCAAGCTCGTCGAGATGGGCCTCTCGCTCAAGGACAGCGCGCCCGGCTTCGACCCGCACGCCGCCCTCGCCGCCTACGGCGACGACGACGACGACGCGTTCATCGAGGACGAGCAGCTCTGA
- the rpsD gene encoding 30S ribosomal protein S4, translating into MARYTGPMTRKSRRLGVDLVGGDAAFEKRPYAPGQHGRGRIKESEYLLQLREKQKARFTYGVMEKQFVRYYKEASRRQGKTGDNLLQLLECRLDNVVYRAGFARTRRQARQLVVHGHFLVNGKKVDIPSFQVTDHDIIDVREKSLEMTPMIVARETHGERVTPAWLEVIPTRMRVLVHQVPIRAQIDVPVQEQLIVEYYSKK; encoded by the coding sequence ATGGCCCGCTACACCGGTCCCATGACCCGCAAGTCGCGCCGTCTCGGTGTCGACCTCGTCGGTGGCGACGCTGCCTTCGAGAAGCGTCCCTACGCTCCCGGCCAGCACGGCCGCGGCCGCATCAAGGAGTCCGAGTACCTCCTGCAGCTCCGTGAGAAGCAGAAGGCTCGCTTCACCTACGGCGTGATGGAGAAGCAGTTCGTCCGCTACTACAAGGAGGCCAGCCGTCGCCAGGGCAAGACCGGCGACAACCTCCTGCAGCTGCTCGAGTGCCGCCTCGACAACGTGGTCTACCGCGCCGGCTTCGCCCGGACGCGTCGCCAGGCCCGCCAGCTCGTCGTGCACGGCCACTTCCTGGTCAACGGCAAGAAGGTCGACATCCCGTCCTTCCAGGTCACCGACCACGACATCATCGACGTGCGCGAGAAGTCGCTCGAGATGACGCCGATGATCGTGGCCCGCGAGACGCACGGCGAGCGCGTGACGCCCGCCTGGCTCGAGGTCATCCCCACCCGGATGCGCGTCCTCGTGCACCAGGTCCCGATCCGGGCGCAGATCGACGTCCCGGTCCAGGAGCAGCTCATCGTGGAGTACTACTCCAAGAAGTGA
- the rpsK gene encoding 30S ribosomal protein S11: protein MPPKSRATKVRRKEKKNIAQGEAHIKSTFNNTIVTITDPTGAVISWASAGTVGFKGSRKSTPFAAQMAAEAAGRRAMDHGMKKIDVFVKGPGSGRETAIRSLGAIGLEVGTIQDVTPTPHNGCRPPKRRRV from the coding sequence ATGCCTCCCAAGAGCCGCGCGACCAAGGTCCGCCGCAAGGAGAAGAAGAACATCGCTCAGGGCGAAGCCCACATCAAGAGCACGTTCAACAACACCATCGTCACGATCACCGACCCGACCGGTGCGGTGATCTCGTGGGCCTCTGCCGGCACCGTCGGCTTCAAGGGCTCGCGCAAGTCCACCCCGTTCGCCGCGCAGATGGCTGCGGAGGCCGCTGGCCGTCGCGCCATGGACCACGGCATGAAGAAGATCGACGTCTTCGTCAAGGGTCCGGGCTCGGGTCGTGAGACCGCCATCCGTTCGCTGGGTGCCATCGGCCTCGAGGTCGGCACCATCCAGGACGTCACGCCCACCCCCCACAACGGATGCCGGCCGCCCAAGCGCCGTCGCGTCTGA